One Coffea eugenioides isolate CCC68of chromosome 2, Ceug_1.0, whole genome shotgun sequence genomic window, GAAACTAAATCTTTCTGTATCACAGTACCTTTTCTCAAATGAGTCAACTATATAAGGAAATTTTGGTTGGATTCCAGTTGCTTTCCGCAGCCATCTATTTCCGAGAAAAACCTTGTCGACAGCATGAAGAAGCTGAATTTCAGCAGCCTTGGATATGACACTTAAAGGAATCCCAGGATTGCCCATTTCATCAATCACTTCCTGAACCTGTCAAGAAGCAATACATGGGCTTCTGGGTGTAAGCAAATGTACTCTTCACATAGTcaagttttatgtttttttcTCATCAATCAAGCACTTAGTTAAGTGATATATCGTGTGAATGCCCATTGCAGCAAACATAGCATAAGAAAAAAATTCTTCCCATCCGTGGCTCTCTCTACCTAGCAATTTTGCGCTCCAGCCAAACAGATAAAAGCTTCCTTTTTAATCATGCCAAGCTCCTTGCACATAAAACCAATGGGGAAAATGGCCTCCTCAAATAGTTTGCATCTCAGGTACCATCAATTTTATTGTAATAACTGAGTAAAATCAGTTTACAAATTTGTACCTCTGGAGGCTCCCACATGCTATCTCCCATCTCTTCAACTACTTCTGCCGCCAAGTTGTCATCAACAATCTCCCGTCTTCGGTGCATGTTCCGAGTTTGGATCAATGAATGGAAATGCTGATCGACAGATTCTTCAAGAATGTTGTCCAGTGTACTTTTGTCAAAGAAGTATGGTGTGTACCTAGTGCAAAGGCAAAATTAAGCGAACCTGTCAGGTACAAAACATAGTTACGCCAACATATAGCAATGAAATCCATGATGAACCAGATAGCTAGCATATCTAGATGATAAATGGAGAACTCATGGTGCTTGCGGACAAGACCACGCACCACTACTAGGAGACTGACACACATGACATACCAAAAGAGGAATTCCACATCTTAAACAGAAATTGAAAGGGAGAAAAAACCATCCCataacagaaatttaaattcaaaaatcATATTTAGTAGGAGGTTAGGGGACAAAGCATGTTTTTATCAGAACAATGAAGATGCAATCCAGCTAACAATAATTGGCCGAACCAAGTAACATGTACAAGAGGTCAAACTAACCATTTTATACCATCAGTAGTGGCTATAGCAATATCTAAGTTTTGAGCACTGAAAACAGGCACTCCTTCAACCTTTTTCTTTCCCCCATTTTGTGGCATCATCTTAAGGAGTTTATTTGCTTCCTTGACCTGCATGACCGCAAGATGATGTAGCAGAGGATAAAATGTCTATTATCATTCAGGTATTTCTGTATCGTATTGATTTTTATCGCATCAGTATATTTTTCTGCAGAAGAGCAGAAAGTGTCATGTAACCTGTTTCTCATTTGGGACAAATTGGAATAAGTGCGGCCTTTCCTGCATAGCACATGGAAAGAACTTTTAGCTATTCTTTGAAAAAACATTTGCCAAGAAAAAGGTAAATTACTCCATACGATTTTGTCTACTACCAATATAAGAAACTTTAACAATGAAAAAGCTACAACATTAATCTGTAATAGACAAGTCTTAGAAAATACTGGCTGCCAAAATATGAAGATGATACTTGAAACATTACTTGaaacaaaatgaagaagaaattctcTGCTCTGATCCTTACTTCCTTTAGAATTACCATTGAAAATTAGGTTTCTCTAAGCTCCAAAATCAAGCCTCAGAGGGTTGACAAGGATCCATGACTCAGAATCCTAGTATTCATAGTTCCATGATATTGCAACTTGTAATTGCTTTTTTATGACCAAAATTATCGTAAAAACATCTTACACCCTTTCCAAGTAACTTTCTATCACTTTCTTATAAGAAAACCTTCCAAATTGTAAAAATTATCTACAATGTCCCTCTTCCTTCTTGAACATCCTAAACTTTGTCCATCCAGAAGAAACATAATATTTACAACTCTAGATAACCAGCCACTCCATATTCATAAAATGATCAGCTGCAAGAAATAAAATTCAGATATGTCCCTCAAGATCAGCAAGCCAGTACCTTGAAATGCTCATATGCTAAATCAAGGCGACATGCACCAACGACACCACTGGGAATATTCAGCCGTTTAACATAAGAAACTGAAGCAGAATAAATTAGAATATGAGTAATTCTCTCTATAACAAGGTATGTTAAGCTCGATGTTTATTAGAATTACAGCAGCcgaggaagaagaaaacaaagaaagtgTGTGGAGAatgaaattcattttttatattaaaaaaagcATCAAACAACCTCTGAGATAGGAAAGGATATAAGTCCAACCAATCAAAGAGGATATGACCTGTAAAAACAAGCTAAAAGAGCATAAAAAGCCATCTACCAATCAAATACCTGTTCTTAGCCTATATATAACAGTTTGCTTTCAAATGATACAGTTTATATACAACGTCAAATATGTTTAAAACTGAAAGCTATGCATGTCTTTAATCTTAAAAATTAACCTGCATCTCCAAGGTCCATGAAAAAGCGGAACACAGGGCCATTCCTTTCACTCTTGGTAACGGCTGCAAACATCTTCTTAAGCCACTGGGGAGTCCTATGGAATACAGAAAGTCATTCAAAACAAGGACAACATAGGCATGTCTCAGCAAGGCAGAAATTACATGGTTTGGATCATAGCTTCTCATCAATTACAGCACGTCCCGACTAGACTGATCCAACCTTCTCCTCAAACTTCTCTTCAAATGTCACATCAGTAACTAGTTCCAAAAGGGTTCTGAAGATCTCATAAAGGACTGGTCCCTGGCTGTCTTTGTTGCATTTTTGTCTATTTTGGAGGCAAGTGCTTGAAAAAACTAGCTTTTTCATATGCAGTTTATGAAACTCTGAAAGTTCATATTCTCATTTTTGAAGGCCATAGTACAGAAAAGCTGCAAGCTTTATTTGTACTCTTACTATAGCTATGTACCTTTTTAATCCGCTAGATTCATTCCATGTTAATTTCTTCTTTCTAGATTCCTCGGCTGTTTTACTAGATGTTAAGATAACATACACTTgattcaaaatgaacttgaaCCCGAAACAAAACCAAATCAGCACGTTTCTAAATCCCTGGTAAATAGGCCTCACAAATCAAACAACCAATACAACTGGAGGGAAATTGAATCTGTAATTAAAGATGTTCCAGGCATTAGACCTAAGTCAATAAAAGCTTCGAGAAACCTAAAGCAAGCCTTCTTGATGAATTATCATCTctgatgcaaaaaaaaaaaaaagggactcTCTCAGCAAACAAATAATATAATTCATCTGCAGCCCGTGAACAAATAAGAATGGTATTATAGTTTACAAAGTAGGATTTTTATGTAACAGGTGATACCTTTTGGATAGGAAAGGTACGTCAAAATGGGTAGAAACAGCCATGAGACCTGTCCCAGAAAGGTCGCACATGCTGAAGACTTGGCCCACAAATGCCGGCCCAGAGCTGTCTTTAGTAGATGTGAGGCCGGAAATTCTCACGGTGGAAGGAAAACCTCCGTGACCGCCGGACTTAGAAGACATGT contains:
- the LOC113763027 gene encoding uncharacterized protein LOC113763027: MSSKSGGHGGFPSTVRISGLTSTKDSSGPAFVGQVFSMCDLSGTGLMAVSTHFDVPFLSKRTPQWLKKMFAAVTKSERNGPVFRFFMDLGDAVSYVKRLNIPSGVVGACRLDLAYEHFKERPHLFQFVPNEKQVKEANKLLKMMPQNGGKKKVEGVPVFSAQNLDIAIATTDGIKWYTPYFFDKSTLDNILEESVDQHFHSLIQTRNMHRRREIVDDNLAAEVVEEMGDSMWEPPEVQEVIDEMGNPGIPLSVISKAAEIQLLHAVDKVFLGNRWLRKATGIQPKFPYIVDSFEKRSTASFLRASKSSNLIEDCNLGNSSMSLQCLDKSEDHMKDNISAEQEKKLDSQLPFHDWLALPWLKERQKLPTLEDKKEKIATESKRQQLQSSPLLPKITMVGISAGEAGQMNKATLKKTMEDLTKELERMDPSNQPGTVSNELKIEERDPLFVANIGDYVKAGSARLIRREAN